In a genomic window of Ralstonia nicotianae:
- the panE gene encoding 2-dehydropantoate 2-reductase: protein MRILVLGAGGTGGYFGGRLTQAGADVTFLVRPARAARLREHGLEIRSPLGDACFPVQVITAGETAAWGHADLVLLSCKAYDLDDAIAAIRPAVGERTAVLPVLNGLSHLDRLDAAFGAARVLGGLCHISAASAPDGAVLHLTPLHSITFGERDSAAPRARTQAIRDVFAAARFDSVLADNVMQDMWEKFVFITSLASMTCLMRASVGEIVATDEGRALNEAMYGMCAAVSAAAGYPIRAQARTRGLAFLTQAGSPMTASMLRDLESGGRVEADHIVGDMLRRARAAGVDVWLLRVAHAHLQAYQQRLGRVSRQ from the coding sequence ATGCGGATTCTGGTACTGGGTGCCGGCGGCACCGGCGGCTACTTCGGCGGGCGCCTCACGCAGGCCGGCGCGGACGTGACCTTCCTGGTGCGCCCGGCACGCGCGGCGCGACTGCGCGAGCACGGCCTGGAGATCCGCAGCCCGCTGGGCGACGCATGCTTCCCCGTCCAGGTCATCACCGCGGGCGAGACCGCCGCCTGGGGCCATGCCGACCTCGTCCTGCTCAGCTGCAAGGCCTACGACCTCGACGACGCCATCGCCGCCATCCGCCCCGCGGTGGGCGAGCGCACGGCCGTGCTGCCGGTCCTGAACGGGCTGTCGCACCTGGACCGGCTGGATGCGGCCTTCGGCGCGGCGCGCGTGCTGGGCGGCCTCTGCCACATCAGCGCGGCCAGCGCGCCGGACGGCGCCGTGCTACACCTGACCCCGCTGCATTCGATCACCTTCGGCGAGCGCGACTCCGCCGCGCCGCGCGCGCGTACCCAGGCCATCCGCGACGTGTTCGCCGCCGCGCGGTTCGACTCGGTGCTGGCCGACAACGTCATGCAGGACATGTGGGAGAAGTTCGTCTTCATCACCTCGCTGGCGTCGATGACGTGCCTGATGCGCGCCAGCGTCGGCGAGATCGTCGCCACAGATGAAGGCCGCGCGCTCAACGAGGCGATGTACGGCATGTGCGCCGCCGTCTCGGCGGCGGCCGGCTACCCCATCCGTGCGCAGGCGCGCACACGCGGGCTGGCGTTCCTGACCCAGGCCGGCTCGCCGATGACGGCCTCGATGCTGCGCGACCTGGAAAGCGGCGGCCGCGTGGAAGCCGACCATATCGTCGGCGACATGCTGCGGCGCGCTCGCGCGGCGGGCGTGGACGTGTGGCTGCTGCGCGTGGCGCATGCGCATTTGCAGGCGTATCAGCAGCGGCTGGGGCGGGTCAGTCGCCAGTAG
- a CDS encoding LysR family transcriptional regulator has protein sequence MPRHNLNDLLAFVTVAREGSFTRAAAKLGVTQSALSQTVSGLETRLKIRLLTRTTRSVSPTAAGERLLQAIGHRFDEIESELEALTELRDKPAGTVRITCGDQIIRTTLLPKLMPLLHEYPDIKLELDINYGFRDIVADRFDAGVRFSGTVDKDMIAVRIGPDMRMAVVASPAYFAKHPAPKTPRDLVHHQCINIRFPTYGGLDVWEFERRGRKLKIRVDGQLVVNTTPHIAAAAVGGLGVAYLPEDEFWPHLEEGRLVRVLEDWCPPFSGYHLYYPSRRQPSPAFALVLDALRMGRQVK, from the coding sequence ATGCCCAGACACAACCTCAACGATCTGCTGGCGTTCGTGACAGTGGCGCGCGAAGGCAGCTTTACGCGGGCGGCAGCTAAGCTGGGCGTGACCCAATCGGCGCTCAGCCAAACGGTATCGGGCCTGGAAACACGGCTGAAGATCCGGCTCCTCACACGCACCACACGCAGCGTCTCACCCACCGCTGCCGGCGAACGTCTGCTCCAAGCCATCGGTCATCGCTTCGATGAGATCGAATCTGAACTGGAGGCATTGACGGAGCTGCGCGACAAGCCGGCCGGGACGGTGCGCATCACGTGTGGCGATCAGATCATTAGGACAACGCTGTTGCCCAAGCTGATGCCATTGCTACACGAATATCCCGACATCAAGCTGGAGCTCGACATCAACTACGGATTCCGAGACATCGTTGCTGACCGCTTCGACGCAGGGGTACGTTTCAGCGGCACGGTCGACAAGGACATGATCGCTGTACGCATCGGACCCGACATGCGCATGGCGGTGGTCGCTTCGCCTGCCTACTTCGCCAAGCACCCTGCGCCGAAAACCCCTCGCGATCTAGTGCATCACCAGTGCATCAACATTCGGTTTCCGACGTACGGGGGACTGGATGTCTGGGAGTTTGAGCGTCGTGGACGCAAGCTGAAGATCCGTGTCGACGGTCAGCTTGTCGTCAATACGACCCCCCATATTGCCGCGGCTGCGGTGGGCGGCTTGGGCGTGGCCTATCTGCCGGAGGATGAGTTTTGGCCCCACCTCGAAGAAGGACGCCTGGTGCGCGTACTGGAAGACTGGTGCCCGCCCTTCTCGGGCTATCACCTGTATTACCCAAGCCGTCGGCAGCCATCGCCCGCGTTTGCGCTCGTTCTCGACGCACTGCGTATGGGGCGTCAGGTGAAGTGA
- the glmU gene encoding bifunctional UDP-N-acetylglucosamine diphosphorylase/glucosamine-1-phosphate N-acetyltransferase GlmU, with product MNIVILAAGLGKRMRSALPKVLHPLAGKPLLAHVIETARSLSPTRLVVVVGHGGDRVRDMVGAPDVTFATQDQQLGTGHAVMQALDQLDDTVPTLVLYGDVPLTRAETLNALVGAAGQDHLGVLTVHLDDPTGYGRIVRDATGRITRIVEQKDANETQLAIHEVNTGILVCPTARLKTWLATLRNDNAQGEYYLTDVIERAAGEGLPITSAHPLAEWETLGVNSKVQLAELERIHQRNLAQQLLEDGVTLIDPARIDIRGKLTCGRDIVIDIDCIFEGNVTLGDGVRIGAHAVIRDAAIQAGAEILPFCHIEQATVGAQSRIGPYARLRPGTELAEDVHIGNFVEVKNSQIAAHSKANHLAYVGDATVGSRVNIGAGTITCNYDGANKFRTIIEDDAFIGSDTQLVAPVRVGRGATLGAGTTLTKDAPEGQLTVSRARQTTVNGWQRPVKQKKDA from the coding sequence GTGAACATCGTCATCCTTGCCGCCGGGCTGGGCAAACGCATGCGCTCCGCCCTCCCGAAAGTCCTGCATCCCCTGGCCGGCAAACCGCTGCTGGCACACGTCATTGAGACGGCCCGATCATTGTCGCCGACACGGCTGGTGGTGGTGGTCGGCCACGGCGGCGACCGCGTGCGCGACATGGTCGGCGCGCCCGATGTCACCTTCGCGACGCAGGACCAGCAACTGGGCACCGGCCACGCCGTCATGCAGGCACTCGACCAGCTTGACGACACCGTGCCCACCCTGGTGCTGTACGGCGACGTGCCGCTCACCCGCGCCGAGACGCTCAACGCGCTGGTCGGCGCCGCCGGCCAGGACCACCTGGGCGTGCTGACCGTCCACCTCGACGATCCGACCGGCTACGGCCGCATCGTGCGCGACGCCACTGGCCGCATCACGCGCATCGTCGAGCAGAAGGACGCCAACGAAACGCAACTGGCCATCCACGAAGTCAACACCGGCATCCTGGTCTGCCCGACGGCCAGGCTCAAGACCTGGCTGGCCACGCTACGCAACGACAATGCCCAGGGCGAGTACTACCTGACCGATGTGATCGAGCGCGCCGCCGGCGAGGGCCTGCCGATCACCTCCGCGCATCCGCTGGCCGAGTGGGAGACGCTGGGCGTCAACAGCAAGGTGCAGCTGGCGGAGCTCGAGCGCATCCACCAGCGCAACCTCGCGCAGCAACTGCTGGAAGACGGCGTGACGCTGATCGACCCGGCGCGCATCGACATCCGCGGCAAGCTGACGTGCGGGCGCGATATCGTCATCGACATCGACTGCATTTTCGAAGGCAACGTGACGCTGGGCGACGGCGTGCGCATCGGTGCCCATGCCGTGATCCGCGACGCCGCCATCCAGGCCGGCGCCGAGATCCTGCCGTTCTGCCACATCGAGCAGGCCACGGTGGGCGCGCAGTCGCGCATCGGTCCGTACGCGCGGCTGCGCCCGGGCACCGAGCTGGCCGAGGATGTGCACATCGGCAACTTCGTCGAGGTCAAGAACAGCCAGATCGCCGCGCACAGCAAGGCCAACCACCTCGCCTACGTGGGCGATGCCACGGTGGGCTCGCGCGTGAACATCGGCGCGGGCACCATCACCTGCAACTACGACGGCGCCAACAAGTTCCGCACCATCATCGAGGACGACGCCTTCATCGGCTCGGACACGCAGCTGGTGGCGCCGGTGCGGGTGGGACGCGGCGCCACGCTGGGCGCCGGCACCACGCTGACCAAGGATGCGCCGGAAGGCCAGCTGACGGTCTCGCGTGCGCGGCAGACCACCGTCAACGGCTGGCAACGGCCGGTCAAGCAGAAGAAGGACGCCTGA
- a CDS encoding winged helix-turn-helix transcriptional regulator, with protein MKKQTNGEEEINMHDEMRRAFALLSGKWKLEIMWLLSQRVYRFGELRKAIPGITQHMLTAQLRELEADGLVSRTVFAEVPPRVEYEITQKARGLGPTMEALTAWWSEYGRSIPVKSTSRGRKAKVSKPKAA; from the coding sequence ATGAAAAAACAGACTAACGGCGAGGAAGAGATCAACATGCACGACGAGATGCGGCGCGCTTTCGCTCTGCTCTCGGGCAAGTGGAAGCTGGAAATCATGTGGTTGCTCAGCCAACGGGTCTATCGCTTCGGCGAACTGAGGAAGGCAATCCCGGGCATCACACAGCACATGCTGACGGCGCAGCTTCGTGAACTGGAGGCGGACGGTTTGGTGTCGCGCACGGTCTTCGCGGAAGTGCCCCCGCGGGTCGAGTACGAGATCACGCAGAAGGCCCGAGGGCTCGGGCCAACGATGGAGGCGCTCACGGCCTGGTGGAGCGAGTACGGACGAAGCATCCCGGTAAAGTCGACTTCGCGTGGGCGCAAAGCCAAGGTATCCAAGCCGAAGGCAGCATGA
- a CDS encoding MFS transporter, translated as MEGHTHADPHHAEVSGGRPAWGAVFALSLAAFILVASEFMPVSLLTPIAGSLHLTEGQAGQAISVSGAFALLTSLFIPAMAARLDRKVLLLLLTLLTVVSGVVVTLAPDYWTFIIGRALIGVAIGGFWSMSAATAMRLVPHHDVPHALAIVNGGNALATVLAAPLGSLLGAVVGWRGAFFCIVPVATIALVWQWMTLPALKADSSPGAAGDVFTLLRRPAVALGMAAVGLFFMGQFMLFTYLRPFLETVTNTRASTLSFVLLVIGVAGFVGTAVIGTFLKDGLYRTLVVIPVLMAGIALALASFGGSLAASTILLAIWGLVATAAPVGWWTWLARTLPQDAETGGGLMVAIIQLAITLGAAGGGAMFDAGGYRATFGMSAAVLVAAAVLAILAARAGTRTVRAGAAVA; from the coding sequence ATGGAAGGACACACGCACGCTGATCCGCATCACGCGGAGGTCTCCGGCGGGCGACCAGCATGGGGCGCGGTGTTCGCGCTGTCGCTTGCCGCATTCATCCTGGTTGCATCGGAATTCATGCCGGTGAGTCTGCTGACACCCATCGCGGGGAGCCTTCATCTCACTGAAGGTCAAGCGGGGCAGGCTATCTCCGTTTCCGGGGCGTTTGCCTTGCTGACCAGCCTGTTCATCCCGGCGATGGCGGCCCGGCTCGATCGCAAAGTGCTCCTTCTGCTGTTGACGCTGTTGACGGTCGTCTCCGGTGTAGTGGTCACGCTGGCGCCCGACTACTGGACATTCATCATCGGTCGGGCACTGATCGGTGTGGCCATTGGCGGTTTCTGGTCAATGTCGGCAGCTACGGCCATGCGGCTCGTGCCGCATCATGACGTGCCGCACGCTTTGGCGATCGTCAACGGTGGTAACGCTCTCGCAACGGTGTTGGCCGCGCCGCTTGGCAGCTTGCTTGGCGCCGTCGTTGGCTGGCGCGGTGCGTTTTTCTGCATCGTGCCTGTGGCGACGATCGCGCTGGTCTGGCAATGGATGACCCTGCCCGCGCTGAAAGCTGACAGCAGCCCTGGCGCCGCCGGTGATGTCTTCACGCTGTTGAGGCGGCCTGCGGTGGCGTTGGGCATGGCGGCGGTTGGCCTCTTCTTCATGGGCCAGTTCATGCTGTTCACCTACCTGCGGCCCTTTCTTGAAACGGTGACCAACACCAGGGCTTCCACACTCTCGTTCGTGTTGCTTGTCATCGGCGTGGCGGGTTTCGTGGGGACCGCCGTGATTGGCACGTTTCTAAAAGACGGCCTCTACCGGACGCTGGTCGTCATTCCGGTGTTGATGGCAGGGATTGCACTGGCGCTTGCGTCGTTCGGTGGCTCACTGGCCGCCTCCACGATCCTTCTCGCCATTTGGGGGCTGGTCGCGACCGCTGCTCCGGTCGGCTGGTGGACATGGCTGGCTAGAACACTGCCGCAAGACGCGGAGACCGGCGGCGGACTCATGGTGGCGATCATCCAGCTGGCGATCACGTTGGGCGCAGCCGGCGGCGGCGCAATGTTCGACGCGGGCGGCTACCGCGCGACCTTTGGCATGAGTGCGGCTGTGCTGGTCGCGGCAGCGGTGCTTGCCATACTGGCCGCACGTGCGGGCACGCGAACGGTTCGGGCCGGCGCAGCCGTCGCTTGA
- the ttcA gene encoding tRNA 2-thiocytidine(32) synthetase TtcA: MTFSNNFHRLETRLQSQAGRAIGDFKMIEDGDTVLVCLSGGKDSYTMLSVLMALQKRAPIDFKLIAMNLDQKQPGFPEDVLPGYLKKVGVEYVIVEADTYSIVKEKVPEGKTTCSLCSRLRRGVIYRTAKELGANKIALGHHRDDIVNTFFLNMFFGGKMKAMPPKLATDNGDHIVIRPLAYCAEKEIAAYARAMEFPIIPCNLCGSQENLQRKKVKEMLLEWERQAPGRIDNIFSALQNVVPSHLADTDLFDFNGLTTGLAKIGEEALFGQTAYDQAPLVFAGSHDDRIEFVRFERNPAGKAPEGAEQPAA, translated from the coding sequence ATGACGTTCTCCAACAATTTCCACCGCCTCGAAACCCGCCTGCAGTCGCAGGCCGGCCGCGCCATCGGCGACTTCAAGATGATCGAGGACGGCGACACCGTGCTGGTCTGCCTGTCCGGCGGCAAGGATTCGTACACCATGCTGTCGGTGCTGATGGCCCTGCAGAAGCGCGCGCCGATCGACTTCAAGCTGATCGCGATGAACCTCGATCAGAAGCAGCCGGGGTTTCCGGAGGACGTGCTGCCCGGGTATCTGAAGAAGGTGGGCGTGGAGTACGTGATCGTCGAGGCCGACACGTATTCGATCGTCAAGGAGAAGGTACCCGAGGGCAAGACCACGTGCTCGCTGTGCTCGCGCTTGCGCCGCGGCGTGATCTATCGCACGGCCAAAGAGCTGGGCGCCAACAAGATCGCGCTGGGCCACCACCGCGACGACATCGTCAACACGTTCTTCCTGAACATGTTCTTCGGCGGCAAGATGAAGGCGATGCCGCCCAAGCTCGCCACCGACAACGGCGACCACATCGTGATCCGTCCGCTGGCCTACTGCGCGGAGAAGGAGATCGCCGCCTACGCCCGCGCGATGGAGTTCCCCATCATCCCGTGCAACCTGTGCGGCTCGCAGGAGAACCTGCAGCGCAAGAAGGTCAAGGAGATGCTGCTGGAGTGGGAGCGCCAGGCGCCGGGCCGCATCGACAACATCTTCTCGGCGCTGCAGAACGTGGTGCCGTCGCACCTGGCCGATACCGACCTGTTCGACTTCAACGGCCTGACCACCGGCCTGGCCAAGATCGGCGAGGAGGCGCTGTTCGGCCAGACCGCGTACGACCAGGCGCCGCTGGTGTTCGCCGGCTCGCACGACGATCGCATCGAGTTCGTGCGCTTCGAGCGCAATCCGGCGGGCAAGGCGCCGGAGGGCGCCGAGCAGCCTGCGGCCTGA
- a CDS encoding DUF6279 family lipoprotein, with product MLAALAGLAACSTVKLGYQQGDRLVYLWIDRYFDMQDAQADAARGAIARFFAWHRREQLPRIAALLERAQGELQQPVSAAQIRDYQNAYHALGRAAFERAKPDIANLLLTVTPEQIGHVRQRFDAVNETYRQRYLQRDGDDRSRERFKRVMDNARLVYGRFSSAQEDVIRPAVAPLVAAAPARYAERLQRQQAWLALLERVRTEHPDKPTVMQWLTAYADQWEHPPGERGARHDAYLDASVDVSVTIANLTTLQQKQHARDRLQGWIDDAHDLMRSGTETAADGGHPDEAMTGMPPRNR from the coding sequence ATGCTCGCCGCGCTCGCCGGCCTGGCGGCCTGCAGCACCGTGAAGCTCGGCTACCAGCAGGGCGACCGCCTGGTCTATCTGTGGATCGACCGCTACTTCGACATGCAAGACGCTCAGGCCGACGCGGCGCGGGGCGCCATCGCGCGCTTCTTTGCGTGGCACCGGCGCGAGCAGCTGCCGCGCATCGCCGCGCTGCTCGAGCGCGCCCAGGGCGAACTGCAGCAGCCGGTCAGCGCCGCGCAGATCCGCGACTACCAGAACGCCTATCACGCGCTGGGCCGCGCGGCCTTCGAGCGCGCCAAGCCCGATATCGCCAACCTGCTGCTCACGGTCACGCCGGAGCAGATCGGGCACGTGCGGCAGCGGTTCGACGCGGTCAACGAGACCTATCGCCAGCGGTATCTGCAGCGCGACGGCGATGACCGCTCGCGCGAACGCTTCAAGCGCGTCATGGACAACGCCCGCCTCGTCTACGGCCGCTTCTCGAGCGCACAGGAGGACGTCATCCGGCCCGCCGTCGCGCCGCTGGTCGCAGCCGCGCCGGCCCGCTACGCCGAGCGCCTCCAGCGCCAGCAGGCATGGCTCGCGCTGCTGGAGCGTGTGCGCACCGAACACCCCGACAAGCCGACCGTCATGCAATGGCTGACCGCCTATGCCGACCAATGGGAGCATCCGCCCGGCGAGCGCGGCGCCCGGCACGACGCCTATCTCGATGCCAGCGTCGACGTTTCCGTGACCATCGCCAACCTCACCACGCTGCAACAGAAGCAGCACGCCCGCGACCGCCTGCAGGGCTGGATCGACGACGCCCATGACCTGATGCGCTCCGGCACCGAGACCGCCGCGGACGGCGGCCACCCCGACGAGGCCATGACCGGCATGCCGCCGCGCAACCGCTGA
- a CDS encoding DoxX family protein, with protein MVTTYAYWISTALLSLLYLASVYMYVTKRDYVMQAQAQLGYSAAHLVPFMIVVKILGPAAILSRFSVPLSDLAYAGLFYHLILSGMAHLGVRNPKAALPAAVGLVLLVTSFVTQNAAREVPSPYAPSPAQSIQQPLS; from the coding sequence ATGGTTACGACCTACGCGTACTGGATCAGCACGGCGCTGTTGTCGCTGCTGTATCTGGCTTCCGTCTACATGTACGTGACAAAGCGGGACTACGTTATGCAGGCCCAGGCCCAGCTGGGCTACTCCGCCGCGCATCTGGTGCCATTCATGATTGTCGTGAAGATCCTTGGACCTGCCGCGATCCTCTCGCGGTTCAGTGTCCCGCTCAGCGATCTCGCGTATGCCGGGCTCTTCTATCACCTCATCTTGTCCGGCATGGCGCACCTCGGTGTGCGCAATCCCAAGGCCGCTCTGCCTGCGGCCGTGGGCCTGGTGCTCCTCGTCACCTCCTTCGTCACGCAAAACGCTGCGCGTGAGGTTCCGTCACCCTATGCGCCGAGCCCGGCGCAGTCAATCCAGCAACCCCTCAGTTGA
- a CDS encoding alpha/beta hydrolase, protein MKTLFVLLGLLISSFTAMGADMSNGADNFYKSSKVTARKVTFKNQYQMTVAGNLFIPNGLNANARTPAIIVGHPMGAVKEQSSNLYAQKLAEQGFVTLSLDLSFWGESEGRPRNAVSPDIYAEDFSAAVDFLGTRPFVDRERIGVLGICGSGSFVISAAKIDPRMKAIATVSMYDMGAANRNALHHSLPLEQRKAIIAQAAAQRYVEFTGGETQYTSGTVHELTADTDPIQREFFDFYRTPRGEYTPKGSSPKQTTHPTLTSNVKFMNFYPFNDIETISPRPVLFITGDQAHSKEFSEEAYRLAAEPKELFIVRGAGHVDLYDRVSLIPFDKLTAFFRANLR, encoded by the coding sequence ATGAAGACACTCTTCGTTTTGCTGGGACTGCTGATCAGTTCATTCACCGCAATGGGAGCAGACATGTCCAATGGTGCAGACAACTTTTACAAGAGCAGCAAGGTGACCGCGCGGAAGGTCACCTTCAAGAATCAATACCAAATGACTGTCGCGGGGAATCTCTTCATTCCCAACGGCTTGAATGCGAACGCCAGGACTCCCGCCATCATCGTTGGGCATCCCATGGGCGCGGTGAAAGAGCAGAGCTCGAACCTGTATGCCCAGAAGCTGGCCGAGCAGGGTTTCGTCACGCTGTCGCTGGATCTGTCGTTCTGGGGGGAGAGTGAGGGCCGGCCACGCAATGCCGTGTCGCCAGACATCTATGCCGAGGACTTCAGCGCCGCGGTGGATTTTCTCGGCACCCGGCCGTTCGTTGACCGCGAGCGGATCGGCGTTCTCGGCATCTGCGGCAGCGGCAGCTTCGTCATCAGCGCAGCGAAGATCGATCCGCGCATGAAAGCCATCGCGACGGTCAGCATGTACGACATGGGCGCTGCCAACCGCAATGCGCTTCACCATTCCCTGCCCCTCGAGCAGCGCAAGGCGATCATTGCGCAGGCCGCCGCGCAACGTTATGTGGAGTTCACGGGCGGTGAGACGCAATACACCAGCGGCACAGTGCATGAACTGACCGCAGATACCGACCCGATCCAACGCGAGTTTTTTGACTTCTACCGTACGCCGCGCGGCGAATACACCCCCAAGGGCTCGTCGCCGAAGCAGACTACGCACCCGACGTTGACCAGCAACGTGAAGTTCATGAACTTCTACCCGTTCAATGACATCGAGACGATTTCTCCGCGTCCGGTGTTGTTCATCACGGGCGATCAGGCTCACTCCAAGGAGTTCAGCGAAGAGGCATACCGCCTGGCCGCCGAACCCAAGGAACTATTCATTGTTCGTGGCGCGGGTCACGTGGATCTGTACGACCGCGTCAGCCTGATTCCCTTCGACAAGCTGACCGCGTTCTTTCGGGCCAACCTGAGATAA
- the glmS gene encoding glutamine--fructose-6-phosphate transaminase (isomerizing) — translation MCGIVGAVSTRNIVPVLIEGLRRLEYRGYDSCGVAVQRDGQLERARTVSRVADLDTQAQSSHLDGAIGIAHTRWATHGRPDTVNAHPHFSGDTIALVHNGIIENYETLREELKAVGYGFESQTDTEVVAHLIHQAYTYPSSATRGHLFASVRAVVKRLHGAYAIAVFARDNPDVVVGARAGSPLVVALGDNESFLASDALAVAGTANRIVYLEEGDVVELTREGLTVADARDHVVEREVKVVEAHAAAVELGPYRHFMQKEIFEQPRALGDTLEGVQGFAPDLFGPRAAEVLPKVDSVLILACGTSYYSGCTAKYWLESIAKIPTQVEVASEYRYRDTVPNPNALVVVISQSGETADTLAALRHTRELGHTHTLAICNVATSAMVRETELRFLTRAGTEIGVASTKAFTTQLAALYMLALTFAKLRGHLKAEAEEVALRQLRHLPSALNAVLALEPQIIAWSEEFTRRENALFLGRGLHFPIAMEGALKLKEISYIHAEAYPAGELKHGPLALVTEQMPVVTVAPNDALLEKLKSNIQEVRARGGKLYVFADADTHIQSSDGIQVIRMPEHYGQLSPILHVVPLQLLAYHTAVARGTDVDKPRNLAKSVTVE, via the coding sequence ATGTGCGGCATCGTCGGCGCGGTTTCCACGCGCAATATCGTTCCCGTCCTGATCGAAGGCCTGCGCCGCCTGGAGTACCGCGGCTATGACTCCTGCGGCGTGGCCGTGCAGCGCGACGGCCAGCTGGAGCGCGCCCGCACCGTCTCGCGCGTGGCCGACCTGGACACGCAGGCGCAGTCGAGCCACCTGGACGGCGCCATCGGCATCGCCCACACCCGCTGGGCCACGCACGGCCGGCCGGACACCGTCAACGCCCACCCGCACTTCTCGGGCGACACCATCGCCCTGGTGCACAACGGCATCATCGAGAACTACGAAACGCTGCGCGAAGAGCTGAAGGCCGTCGGCTACGGTTTCGAATCGCAGACCGATACCGAGGTGGTCGCCCACCTGATCCACCAGGCCTACACCTACCCGAGCAGCGCCACGCGCGGCCACCTGTTCGCCTCGGTGCGCGCGGTGGTCAAGCGCCTGCACGGCGCCTACGCGATCGCCGTGTTCGCGCGCGACAACCCCGACGTGGTGGTGGGCGCGCGCGCCGGCTCGCCGCTGGTGGTGGCGCTGGGCGACAACGAATCGTTCCTGGCCTCCGACGCACTGGCCGTGGCCGGCACCGCCAACCGCATCGTCTACCTGGAAGAGGGCGATGTGGTCGAGCTCACCCGCGAGGGCCTCACCGTGGCCGACGCGCGCGACCACGTGGTCGAGCGCGAGGTCAAGGTGGTCGAGGCGCACGCCGCCGCCGTGGAGCTGGGTCCGTACCGCCACTTCATGCAGAAGGAAATCTTCGAGCAGCCGCGCGCGCTGGGCGACACGCTGGAAGGCGTGCAGGGCTTCGCGCCCGACCTGTTCGGGCCGCGCGCCGCCGAGGTGCTGCCCAAGGTCGACAGCGTGCTGATCCTGGCCTGCGGCACCAGCTACTACTCGGGCTGCACCGCCAAGTACTGGCTCGAATCGATCGCCAAGATCCCCACCCAGGTGGAAGTGGCCAGCGAATACCGCTACCGCGACACGGTGCCCAACCCCAACGCGCTCGTCGTCGTGATCTCGCAATCGGGTGAAACCGCCGACACGCTGGCCGCGCTGCGCCACACGCGCGAGCTGGGCCACACGCACACGCTGGCCATCTGCAACGTGGCGACCAGCGCCATGGTGCGCGAGACCGAGCTCAGGTTCCTCACGCGCGCCGGCACCGAGATCGGCGTGGCGTCCACCAAGGCCTTCACCACGCAGCTCGCCGCGCTGTACATGCTGGCGCTGACGTTCGCCAAGCTGCGCGGCCACTTGAAGGCCGAGGCCGAGGAAGTCGCGTTGCGCCAGCTGCGCCACCTGCCGTCGGCGCTCAACGCGGTGCTGGCGCTCGAGCCGCAGATCATCGCGTGGTCGGAAGAATTCACCCGCCGCGAGAACGCGCTGTTCCTCGGCCGCGGCCTGCACTTCCCGATCGCCATGGAAGGCGCGCTCAAGCTCAAGGAGATCTCCTACATCCACGCCGAGGCGTACCCCGCCGGCGAACTCAAGCACGGCCCGCTCGCGCTGGTGACCGAGCAGATGCCGGTGGTGACGGTCGCGCCCAACGACGCGCTGCTGGAGAAGCTCAAGTCCAACATCCAGGAAGTGCGCGCGCGCGGCGGCAAGCTCTACGTGTTCGCCGATGCCGACACGCATATCCAGTCGAGCGACGGCATCCAGGTGATCCGCATGCCCGAGCACTATGGGCAGCTGTCGCCGATCCTGCACGTGGTGCCGCTGCAGCTGCTGGCGTATCACACCGCCGTGGCGCGCGGGACGGATGTGGATAAGCCGCGGAATTTGGCTAAGTCTGTGACGGTGGAGTGA